The Diorhabda carinulata isolate Delta chromosome 4, icDioCari1.1, whole genome shotgun sequence genomic interval TAATTgcatgttttcatttttttttaactgttaATTTAAATCAATATCTACGCGAGTGTTTTTTTACCTCTATAATATATTCAACGTTCGATAAAAAACATTGAACTGTTAATTGAAGGTTGTTATAACCTTTTATTAACACTCAATTGGAGTGATATCGATGATTCATATCGATACTTATAGCTACGAGATATATGAGTGACCTTGATCAACGTTTAGTTTTCGCAGTATTCgatttaaattgaaaacttgaaatttagGTCAATGTACATCGTCTAAACAAAATTTGTGACCAAAATCACAATTTCATACTTGTATCTTTCCTTTTAGAATtgtataattgataataattttcgaATAGCAATCAAATTACATTTTACATTGTTGCCGCACTTGACAACATAACTATAATATAATCAGTAATTGCAATATTCTAATTTAACCgttattaataaaagaaattacagaATGTTTTCTTTAATATCATGTTTAAAAAGCGTAACGATTTAATAGTTTGAGTATATACGTGTTTTCTAACGgagaaatttactttttaaataaaacgacAATGTAAAACTTTCGGAGAAAGTAGTGAGCGGCATTAGAAAAGTGGGCCGTGAACTGAATGCACATTCGCAGTAGCGttcgttttaataaaaatttacggAGACGTTTTATTGAATACGTTCCCTGTAATAAACCGTTAGTAATAGAACACAGGTCCGGATTctaaattatgtataaaaaaaaaataaaataagggtTCTCTATAATATATCAGCTAATTTGTCAATTATTggttaaatatttatgtttttttttattcttataaataagtgcttttgttcattttgttatagaaatgaCGTTCAATCTAAATCTACCaatagttataaatttttattttatacaatggCAGAtacctatttttttaaatactgtaaataatttaatttattaccgAATCTAGTATGTAATTctgataaatttcaataaaaaatgttaataaagtttaataaatgtacttactttgtttttttttctgaagaaataatgtttttatatttataaatagttatttataatcTTTATATCGAAACCATTTgctaaaaagtaaatttattttgttttatattgtgTTTTATTACATTTACTTCCTTTCCGTAAACAAACTGTCTGTGATATGAACACATGTCGAACGTTATCCTTGTTGAATAAGTGGCAACACTGGTATTGCCAACTTGAAGGTACAATGATTCACCAGTGGTGGACTtggaaatttattcatatataaacaCTATAAACCATATCCTATagtaaaataatgtttaataaaccattttctaatcatttattaaaatacataataattttttaacttattAATCAGGTAAGGTCAGTTTAATTACGAAATTCTTCCGTATAGTGGATAGCAATTGTGAAAATACTTACTACActcaacaatttcaaataaatgataaaagtatctaataaaataagaaaacaatCGTTTACCTAACCAACATTTCTCTTTGTCCACGCGTGAACGATTTTGCAATGTCAAGCGCAACACGAATCGTTGAACTTTGTATAGAATGAAAGTCAAGAATGAGGAATATTTGCGTTACACGCCAATGAACCTGGCAACATGTGCCAATGATCGCTATAGTAACAAATTAACCACATTTTAAGTATTAAATACAAagtctttaattttttagaatatttttatatttaaagtagCAATCTTTTATATTCTGTGTACCTACTTAGAAATTCCCGAGCGTCAGGCCCACAATTACATTCCAATACAATTAAATCGATGAATACTAAAAGTATCTTATAAACAGTGATGGAGAAATTGTGTTTTGAAATGTTTTCTCAAAGTagtttttcatatttcgaaaatatatttcatttttttctattatttatgtttctacTAACTTCACACAACCTTGAAGTTAGCTTTAATTGTCAATGACACTAAAAAACTCTTTATTTGAGTATGATTCAAGGTATAACCATTTCTCGCTAACCTTAATCTATTAAGGACATCAAACAACTAGAAGAAGAAAATcatagattttaaataaaacccCTTGAAGCACGTTTTAGTGCAATACATAAAAGTATTGTGTGTTGTCTAACTAAAAGGTTTATACAACATGGATTTCAGAAATCAATAATTACAGATTGTCTCCACATAGTTTCTATTCAATTCAATGTCTTGCATCATAAGTTTACCAAAAGACCCACTAAAATCGTATTCAATGACTGAATATACATACTATGCCCACAATGACAGTTTGATTTTAGCGGCAACACTGTAATAATTGAATAGAAGAGATACTGGATGATTGCAGCGTTGgcatatttacaaatattttgaaggtACAATAATACTGATTCTtaatagaattttgatttaaattgcaaatttttacctataatttgattaaaaaattctttattatataaaaatgtcgtCAAAGgattaataaaattctatttttcaaaaatttttacatataaaactGACAAACACTCCTAAATTAGTCTTTGActttaataatgattttttacatgTCAATGAAAACAATTTGGTATGTGATCTATTATTTGTGAtgtttttgtatgaatttaattattatacaagGACAGGTCGAAGTTTAAGAAACAAATGTTCATGTTTTGAGCAACTCGTACGTCATctatttcagaaatgttgaGGGTATTAATTTAGAGGATAAAACTACCTAATACTTGTAGTATTATCGTTGGTACTGTTTTGTCCTCCATTTCATAACTtgcaataacaaaaaagaagaattaggTTATGTAACTCGAGTGAGTTCTATTAGGCAAACTGGCTGCTGtgtggtaaaaaaaatattttttcgtatgTACCTGTATTAGCTTTTCTTGGTTTTTCCGGTAGTAAGTTGTTTTGTACTGTTTTATGGTGTCAAGAGAACTctatagaaatatttaacatCTATTTTAGTGCAACTAATACAGCTGAAATCTAGTGTTTGTTTATCCCACAGCAGCATGGGCATCtgctgattttgacaattcgttagaTCGCTTAGTACATATCAGTATTTTCGTATACGAGGAGCAAACGagaagttttcgaaaatattataaaaaaattatttccattatttttaaaatagaaaaagtatatGATGTTTTTTGAGAATATCGAAACAATGTAATGATTTTTCATCCAAAAAACTTGGTTTTTGAAAGATTAAGtggaagttttaattttttttatagagatTTTAGTTTAATGGATATATTAGCCCGGCgaaagaaaaaaactacaagaaattgatgaaaacattttattttttattgaaaaaaaaaacataaaccaCTCCAATATtgtcattaatttcattttaatgtaaCATCAGCTGTATCCATCATCTCTCCATTACTTGACGCGTCACTATCCGTAGCAGACTGTCAACTACTTTGTCCGCTTTGTTTGTTCTTCTGCTTACAAGCGATAACGTAACGTTGCACCACAGAATGCGGCGGACTGTAACCCTCGGTATAATTAGgatcttcaaataataattCGTATTCGTCCATGTGCGTAGCCGGCGGTTTATTCACCAAAGCTTGATAAAAACAAGTCGTTTGAGGGAATAACGCCATTACTAACGTTCCTTGAGGAAAAAGAGCCTGAGGATCAGTTTCCGGATTAGCTCTCATCAAAGGTAAAGGTATAACTCTACGTTTGCTCAACGTATGTCTACCTTTTTGGTTCTGTTCTTTTAAAATATCGTCGATTTCGTATTTATTCGTGCTGTGATTGAAAGAAACTACTTCTGCTACTATCCAATTTTCGCCTTCGGAAGAATCTATTACCAAAGCTGCCACCATATCTCCAACCTAGTTTgccaatatattatatatatattttgattcgaataattcaaatatttccatctaattaatgaatattaaaaGTGGAAAACTCACCTTTGCAATATAACTTGGATCTGCTGGTATAGCTCCACATAACGGAGGCGGTTTTTCACCTATTTTTCCAACATAAAGTGGTAATGTTTGTGCTGAACTATATAACATTTTCATCCATATCCCTTTTCTCATAGATTCCTTATTAGACGAAATTCTAgactgaaaaacaaaaattcaccGCACAAAAAtcatattacaaataattaCTTACTTGAATTCGtctctcattttttatatttctaatttcagtaattttttgtAGTGCTTTACgaattatttcttcttcaagTTCAGTTTGAGCTATTGCAGTCTTAtataaattcttcaatttcttgaaaaaaatacattattacaaaatttcgttaaaaatatttacgtaCTTGTGAGCTTTGTCCGCCTTTATCTTCTTGCGTATAATTTTGAAGAGTCACAATGCCTTGTTCGCATTGTgttcttttcttttcaatttcgTGAATCAATTGATATAAAGCTCGTAAGCGTTCTTGTACTTGTTGAGCGGCAATAGCGTCTGCCGTAAAAGGCATTATTCAATCGATAATTAAAGATTCTCAAACTAAACCAAAAAACTTAAATTCGACTTTATAATATTAATGACaaacaaattgaatgtttataatgtTAAAAAGGTATTTAAAAAACGCAACGAATacgtttttcatttaataataacaactaTAACTCGtaacattaatattcataaaaggATTCATAACATTTACTCTTGTGAACAATTTGACAGATTGTCACGTCAATTGtcatatcaaataaaaaaatcttcttttttatttatgatcgCGTAATAACAAGTCAACATCTATTTACtgatgtttaattttatatttcaatacttgGTTATTTtgtacttaatttttattaagttatatATATCTCGTCTATCATAAATCTTTATCACCATCTGTCATCCTAGAccatcaaaattttgtttgatgcTTCCTCCTTTTTCTTTAATTCAATGGTAACTTCTTCTTATTAGAATAAAGTGCTTGTTAGATTCTGTGATATAATAGTGACATTCAAAACATTTCTTAACAAatgaattattatgaaatacGTGAATAGTTATTTGGGATATTTAATAGTCATATTAATAAACAGATTGTCTCATCAATtgtaatatcaaataaatcttctttttcctaATTGTGATCGTGTATTAATAAGTTAACATCTCGCTGTTTTATCTATGAAACGTtgtaatttccaatttttttctgtttattttggTACCCGATAATTTTGattacattttctttatttttatatggtaAAACGGATATTACTATTTTGTTGCatcaatctttttttttatgctccttcctttttttaattcaatggTAGCTCGGATCTtctttttattagaataaagCGCTTGTTAGTTTCTGTGGTGATTTGACAGTGACagattcaaaacattttttttataaataaattgtaataaaatacttaaaaagTTATTTGGAATGTTTAATAGTCTATGAAAGAGATTAAAAGTTTCTCGTGCAGGATTCGTAGAATATTTGGAACAATGTCACGTTCCAGATCTAGATTTTTTCCCAATCCAAAACACGATTACAAAGGACCCGGTCAAATTACAATTCCTGTACCAGAAATAACGCAACGTATAGATGAAACTCTTGTAAAAATTGAGAATGGTCagtataattttctttattttctacaaaattaccgaaattatataaaactggTTTTTATATGATCGAGGCAATGGAAACATTATTTCCAGGTGTTAAACCAACTGAAAAAAACGCTAGTGAAGGAATATATCTAGGGACAGCTGGTATAGCTTACATGTTTTATCATCTCAGCAATATTCCTTCgttatcatcaaaaaaatcGTTGTTTTTAAATCAAGCAATAATGTATTTGAAACCGGCACTAGTCGTGGCAGGTTGTAATAAAACCGAAGATGTAGCGTCTTTTATGCTGGGCAGCGCCGGTATTTATGCCGTAGCAGCCGCAGTTTACAAAAGTATAGGTGAATTACGTCAATCCAAtcatttcattcaattataTTACGATTCTGCCAAAATTgttaagaaagaaaattttcttagtcaCGGATCCGACGAGTTGTTTGTTGGTAGAACAGGTacgatatttatttaaaatattacagTGTAATTaccatttcaaattaatttttttctgaaaagaaaatgataaaaatcgaCGTTTTATCTCTTAGgttagaatttaattttatacttataCGTTGGGGGTTTTAAGTATTAAGGATTGAAGTACgtgatttttaggttatatACTAGGAGCTCTGTGGATATCCGCCGAAACGAATACTCCTTTGAGAAAAAAAGAGATTTACGAAATATGCGACGTTATTGTTAAATCCGGTAAAGAATATTCGGAAAGATGTAATTGTCATTGCCCTCTAATGTATTCTTATTACCAAGTGGAATATTTGGGGGCGGCCCACGGTTTGTGTTCCATTCTACAGGTACTGCTAACGGTACCCGGATACATGGATTCTCATCCGAACGAAGCCAgagatattaaaaatagtattgattttttattatcggTACAAGATCAGGAGGGTAATTTTCCTTCGGCCACAGACGAAATTGGTTACACGTCCGAACTTGTCCATTGGTGCCACGGTGCCCCCGGAATGATATTTCTCATGGCGAAGGCGTATCTAGTTTTCAAGGAATCTAAATATTTGGACGCTTGCGTTATTATGGGAGGGTTGATTTGGGAGAAGGGTTTGTTGAAAAAAGGACCGGGGATTTGTCACGGGGTCGCAGGAAACGGATACGTATTTTTAATTCTCTATAGATTGACGCAGGAGCCCAAATATTTACATCGGGCtttggaattttataatttcatgtGGTCAGGTGATTTTCAAAGCGGATCCAGGACACCGGATTATCCTTATAGTTTATATGAAGGATTAGCAGGAACTACTTGCTTTATGGCAGATTTGACTTGTCCCCTTCAAGCGAAATTCCCTTTTTACGATATATTTTgtgtgtataaataaaaatttttgaaaagaaaaaccgagattttatttttttcccaatttccaaaagaaaatgtctcgaaaattcgttaaaaaatttctattattccactaaattatgaatattgggaaaattttgatgaaaaccccatattttatagtaaaaattgaagaaattttcttCTGAAATACTTATTTCCTGTAATACCTTTACTATACTCAAACGTGGCAACATAGCCTATTAAAAACAAtgagaaattttcttttaaactcTTTCCtataatctctttataataattaaacaagaCAACACAGCATATACTTAGTATATATTTAGTCCGTATTTCGAAATGTACATCAATATATCGATGGTAATGACGTCATGAAATAACTGCCATATTGTGATACTTCTGAATTGATTTAACCCACACGTTTTCGACTTCActactttttatttcaagaattgttttttaataaacgatgaatgaaggaaataaaatggattttattatacaaatgtCTAAAAGTGCTAACAGACTAAAATCAGTATAACAgtgatttaaaaatgaattggcaacattgtaGATTCCTGATTGACATATGACGcaactattttataatttgtaaatgtCAGTTTTATTTCTCGTAGTTTCAAATTatcgttttattaaaataattagtgGATTTTCTTATTagtctttgaaaaataaaataatttagtttgtGTTCCATTATATTCTAgatcatatattttattaggGTTAGTATTTCATTTTGGTTATTAGTAAACGAACTATTAGTGTCGTAATAATATCaagtattacaaaaaaaaacaatgagaaTGAGAGGGTAAAAAAGTCATTAGTGTagaaattttagtgaaaaaacgtagtgttcaaattattatttattggtactgaaattgtttttaatttctgcTAGAAACTTGACTTAACCTTATCTTGGCTATTACGTTGTTGAGACATTATTTTTGAGTGTTTCGCTTTTTGAAAGAATAGAcagaaatatagaaaacaatCTACGACTTTTGTTGTGGTCATTAACACTGGGATTAgtggataaaaaataaatgggaTAACAATAAGTGTAGACGTTAAAAAGGAATAAAACAAGAATCGATAATGTAAAATACTAACAAGAAACTGctgaattaataagaaaacatcATGAAAACGAAGAAAACAGTTTGGAAACACAATGGGGAGGgttaaagaagaaaatgacagTTTAAATGGAGAAATTGGGGACAAAATGTGAAAAACTTTAGAGGAAATCAGACAATAAACGATAAAATGGGAAAAATGGACACTAGAGACTCCTAAACCCTCATCCAACACCTGAAAAAGCTAAAGAAGACTAGATTTTTAGTTTAGgtattcaataattaaaataaatagcaAATTTCCACAGCAGTAATGAAAAACCGAACAGAAAACTGCTAAACTAAtgagaaaatatgataaaaatgaagaaaacagtTTGGAAACGCCATTAAAAAGCAATGGGGAAGATTAAAGAAGAAAACTACAGATTAAGTGAAGAAATTTGGGacaaaatgagaaaaacttTACAGTAAATCAAATGACAAATCTTAAAATGGATACAAGAGGCCCCGAAACCCTCATCCGACACCTGAAAAGGTAAAAGGGCGAGAAGATTCTCAAATTAGGCATTTAATAATCAATACAATTATcgaatattatcattttattgtttACCTTACATTTAATTCTTTAcatcttcttaatatttttttaaattaaattttttcacccAAAACAAATTTCCAAGATACctggaaatttatttatatattaaaatgaaaaataaacgtTCACCACCCTccttaaatcaaaatttagtaaattaaacactaattttcacttaaaagtttttttttcttctttcccgcttttttttcaatttttttcgtgtatatttgtttaacaaaataaaaaaaaacaatgagggtgtgtgtgtgtgtgaatttttttttgaatacgAATTAATATGGAGCAAAATATCCTCTCCTAAAGCCCCTAAAAACGTAGAGATCAGTCCATTAAAATAACgctataaataataacaacaaaatagaaacaacattcacaaaaaaaattagtgctACAATAaacctaaaatatttttcattttaccaaATTTAGTACATTCTAAACACGCTGTTTTACCATAAATTACACTTTCTGGTCCTCCGAGTCGAGTATACGGCTCGTATGAACATCAataggttttttttttaaatatcaattttaacaagctctttgacaaaaaaatcaattataaccatcaaaatttgtatatatttctatCCAGTTACCCGGAGAATCATGGAAAACCACCTAGACCACTACGGTTGTCAATATATCTTAGTGATTTTACTAAAATCgattaattttctaataaattgaatatattttgtcatgaaattgttttatagATCTAAATATGGctttttgacatgaatcgacACAGTGTACCATATCCTGAACACAAGAAAAACTTCAGGGAAACTGGTTACAACCAAATAACATCCAGACACAGCTAccataagaaaaaaacaaaattacctAATCCTTTTTGCATTTGCACGCATTACGAAGTCTCTTTATGCAAAAATGGTTggtaaaaactaatttcattcCTCATTCAGTTTAatctaatcaaattttgattcatttccATCTTAAAATCAACCAAGGAAGCATTAGAAGTctctttatatcaaaaaattgatttattccATATCCAACCTGCATTTTTGCATTTGCAAGCATTAAGAAGTCTCTTCGTGCAAAAATGGTTtggtgaaaattgaatttattccctATTTAGCCTGAACTAgtgaaaattcaacaaatttacATTTAATGTCACCCAAGAAGTCagaaattagaattattatgtACCTGAGtacaaataaactatagtaTCGATGTCCTGATAAACGATACACAAAAACCACATAATTGGTTGTCTTAGGGTTGCTTGGTTCATAAAAGAACATCCACTAGTAGCTAAAATGGTACAAAATTACTACCAGGAAGTAGAAATTGCAACTCTAGCTCTGCACACGAGTAATCCAGATAATAATCTCAAACTGGGCTAAGCTGACATAGGACAAAGAATAACCAAAttcatttttgcatttttatgcataaaaacgtctttctttttcaagaaataGGTTGACAGAAGATGAAATGATTCCTATTTCAGCCTGAACGTACCATCAGGAAATTACAACTCCAAGTGAACCCGTAATTCATCCAGACACTAACCGCATTGAATATGTGTTAAACGATACAAATTGCAATGTCAAAACcttcattaaaaacaatttcccTTAAAATTGGGAGCAACACACGATCCAGATGCTATTAGAAACATGGTTTTAAGTATATTTACAAGATATAAAGcggttttcaaaaaaaaaatgattttctacatattttcagTTGAAATGTACGGCTCCTCGCATCTTTAATGGAACATTTCCTATATTTCAAACgcaataaaccaaaaatttaaaggagacataaaaaaaacaaaaaatattctcgGAATTgtgcaaatataaaaattttgttgtttctaagttgtttgaagaaatataaatacctTGGTCTACGAGTGGGTCTGTATCCGGAATAAAAACCTCGAGTTGAAACACCGCGACTCCCTCTAAAAGACGCCCGACCCCTCGGCGGTCGATTCGTCGTCGAAATACCCGGTCGGTTAGTCCTTTTCGGCATcacctataaataaaaaaaaaataatttaaaacacgACACAATATATGatagaaaaactttttaccTTGATTTGTCTGCCTCTAAATAAGGATTCGTCCATAGCCATAGCCGTTTGTAAGGAATCCCTATCACCAAACTCGATATAAGCGAAACCCTTAGGATGACCATCATATTTGTTGCAAAGAATA includes:
- the LOC130892409 gene encoding SAGA-associated factor 29 — translated: MPFTADAIAAQQVQERLRALYQLIHEIEKKRTQCEQGIVTLQNYTQEDKGGQSSQKLKNLYKTAIAQTELEEEIIRKALQKITEIRNIKNERRIQSRISSNKESMRKGIWMKMLYSSAQTLPLYVGKIGEKPPPLCGAIPADPSYIAKVGDMVAALVIDSSEGENWIVAEVVSFNHSTNKYEIDDILKEQNQKGRHTLSKRRVIPLPLMRANPETDPQALFPQGTLVMALFPQTTCFYQALVNKPPATHMDEYELLFEDPNYTEGYSPPHSVVQRYVIACKQKNKQSGQSS
- the LOC130892864 gene encoding lanC-like protein 3 homolog, translated to MKEIKSFSCRIRRIFGTMSRSRSRFFPNPKHDYKGPGQITIPVPEITQRIDETLVKIENGVKPTEKNASEGIYLGTAGIAYMFYHLSNIPSLSSKKSLFLNQAIMYLKPALVVAGCNKTEDVASFMLGSAGIYAVAAAVYKSIGELRQSNHFIQLYYDSAKIVKKENFLSHGSDELFVGRTGYILGALWISAETNTPLRKKEIYEICDVIVKSGKEYSERCNCHCPLMYSYYQVEYLGAAHGLCSILQVLLTVPGYMDSHPNEARDIKNSIDFLLSVQDQEGNFPSATDEIGYTSELVHWCHGAPGMIFLMAKAYLVFKESKYLDACVIMGGLIWEKGLLKKGPGICHGVAGNGYVFLILYRLTQEPKYLHRALEFYNFMWSGDFQSGSRTPDYPYSLYEGLAGTTCFMADLTCPLQAKFPFYDIFCVYK